The Oncorhynchus tshawytscha isolate Ot180627B linkage group LG20, Otsh_v2.0, whole genome shotgun sequence genome has a window encoding:
- the LOC112219408 gene encoding protein FAM136A isoform X1 translates to MAEAHQARVLKTIEDMVQSLERYHIRKMQGLMFKCSAECCERSVDSMSQVHNCIERCHTPLAQAQGLVTNELEKFQDRLTRCTMHCNDKAKDLLDSGAKEPAARALMENCVGSCVDDHVNLIPSMTHRLKENLNSIPQ, encoded by the exons ATGGCAGAGGCACATCAAGCTCGTGTACTGAAAACCATAGAGGATATGGTTCAAAGTTTAGAACGGTACCACATTCGCAAGATGCAA GGTCTCATGTTCAAGTGCAGTGCAGAGTGCTGCGAGCGCTCCGTAGACTCCATGTCACAGGTGCACAATTGTATTGAACGCTGCCACACCCCTCTGGCTCAGGCCCAAGGACTAGTGACCAATGAACTGGAGAAATTTCAG GACCGGCTGACCAGGTGCACCATGCACTGCAATGACAAGGCCAAGGACCTGTTGGACTCTGGAGCCAAGGAGCCAGCCGCGAGGGCCCTGATGGAGAACTGTGTGGGCAGCTGCGTAGACGACCATGTCAACCTGATCCCAAGCATGACACACAGACTCAAAGAGAAcctgaactctattccacagtga
- the LOC112219408 gene encoding protein FAM136A isoform X2, whose translation MFKCSAECCERSVDSMSQVHNCIERCHTPLAQAQGLVTNELEKFQDRLTRCTMHCNDKAKDLLDSGAKEPAARALMENCVGSCVDDHVNLIPSMTHRLKENLNSIPQ comes from the exons ATGTTCAAGTGCAGTGCAGAGTGCTGCGAGCGCTCCGTAGACTCCATGTCACAGGTGCACAATTGTATTGAACGCTGCCACACCCCTCTGGCTCAGGCCCAAGGACTAGTGACCAATGAACTGGAGAAATTTCAG GACCGGCTGACCAGGTGCACCATGCACTGCAATGACAAGGCCAAGGACCTGTTGGACTCTGGAGCCAAGGAGCCAGCCGCGAGGGCCCTGATGGAGAACTGTGTGGGCAGCTGCGTAGACGACCATGTCAACCTGATCCCAAGCATGACACACAGACTCAAAGAGAAcctgaactctattccacagtga